ATTACTACTTCCATCTATTTTAACGTGCATTTAGCCTACTCTTAATGAGTAACTCTTATCACCAACTGTATAGGCTATCAAACTAACAAGCAAGCAAGCAGGGCAATAAGATAATTTTTTTCTGATCATGACCCGTCAAAATGTCTATAAGCAAAATTTTTTATAAAATAAATTGTATTTACAAATATAGCAATCGCCAAGGCGGTTAGGACATTAATTAACAGTCAAACTCTTGCTACCAAAGGGGTTTTCTCCTGACTCCTGCTATATACTTTACCACCTTACGAGTTTTTTGGTAAGCGTCAAATTCAGTATCTGAAAACCTGAGAGTGTCAATTGCTTGATATGTCATATTTTCCTGACATTATGGTAATTCTTATTATTAACAACCTTTTTCCTCATTGATTCCACAGGATTTCCACAGGTGATTTTGGACTTTTCCACAGACGTTCTACGAGTTAATCAGTCATTGCTGACTTATTGGGGATTGTTAATTGTTCACTACTAACAGGGTGGATAACCGAGTTTTTATAAAGTTATATAACAAAAATATAGTTGTAAGCCTGATTATTTGGTCAAGATTTATTTTTGACTGCTAATTGTTAACATTTCGCAGCATTGACAAATCCACCCCTGGTGAGCGCAGAATAATGAGTCTTAGTTTGATTTCATTCAGCATCTGAATTTTGTGTTCTGGTTTATTTTAATTTCTCCCTACGTCCCTCACAGGGCATGAATCAGCCCTCAGTAAAACTGAACACCAATAACTTCTCTTGATTGATCTACAGGAAAATTTTATGAACACCACAGTCCCTATCTTTACGGAAATTCCCGAAACATTACAGGAATCCATGAACAACTACTTAGAAACCCATCCTGATTGGGATCAAACCCGTGTCTTAACAGCGGCTTTATCATTATTTTTGCTGCAAAATGGTGAGAGCGATCGCCGAGCGGCGCGTGTTTACTTAGAAACTTTATTTCATCAATAATCCATAAAAATACTGGATTAAATTCATAAACCAAGTTTATTTATTTGATCCCACAAGAGGAACGCGGTAGCGTTGGGAGCTTCGCGTCTTTAGACCGGAGAGTGTCAAATCTTTATTGCGTGGGATTGGCGGGGGTTTACAGGTGGTAGTCAAATTTTAGGCAGAAGTAGCGCATTCAAATTTGTACCCTACACCACGAATAGTATGAATTAATGTTGATTGAGTAGGATCTATTTCAATTTTCTTACGAATTTGACCGATATGAACATCCACAACCCGCTGATCCCCAACATATTCATAGTCCCAAACTTCTTGAATGAGTTCGGATCGTCGCCAAACTCTAGCTGGATGACTAGCAAGAAAATATAATAAGTCAAATTCCAGCGCAGTTAGGGGAATGGGTTCGCTGTTAATCATTACTTCCCGCCGCATAGAATCAATTGTTAATTTGTCAAAAATTAAGCGTTGCTGTTCGGCATTAGTCACAACTCGCTGCCGCCTTAAAA
The DNA window shown above is from Anabaena sp. WA102 and carries:
- a CDS encoding DUF2811 domain-containing protein is translated as MNTTVPIFTEIPETLQESMNNYLETHPDWDQTRVLTAALSLFLLQNGESDRRAARVYLETLFHQ
- a CDS encoding response regulator transcription factor; this encodes MALAKILVVDDDPAVRNLIQRFLLKQNYQVESAEDGKTGMSMFEQFNPDLVILDVNLPDVIGFNLCQEMQSRSGVFVLLLTSRTDEGDKIRGFAKGADDYLTKPFGLGELEVRVGAILRRQRVVTNAEQQRLIFDKLTIDSMRREVMINSEPIPLTALEFDLLYFLASHPARVWRRSELIQEVWDYEYVGDQRVVDVHIGQIRKKIEIDPTQSTLIHTIRGVGYKFECATSA